ATTATAATTGAATAAACCTGAACCGCCGGGAACCGAGCCCGGGACCaccaggtgacaggcgggcgcgttgccccctacaccgtggaacacaatgagcacaattgtttgaatattcataacaagtacaataaacatttcagattgtcatgaatgaaacgaacgtgataacgtctcttcacccacttaagtttttattaattcatttcacacaatccattaccggtataacaaaataacacattatcggttcttcattttacttaaacgatcctcttgtaccggtttgtgcaaggtttggcagacagatcatcatgttttcttgtcttccatccttaactggggcattgtcaaactcactcctctagatttcagaaaaagatgctatgttgtcttctcatttcatcccctgtctgcctcttgataacttcatagcaaattggaatgcgtgttttgctgttcaacagtgtgtgtagtgatgcgtgcgcgcatgtgtgagtgaatgaatggcaatttgcaacacagctgtaaggggacaagcttgaagccgtgaccaggctgtgaccagtaaaaggtgagtaacgttggacgttaaacggggacaagcttgaagccgtgaccaggctgtgaccggtaaaaggtgagtaacggtggacgttatttttcactgatacttttcacaattactttattgtagcagtgacagatgtagcagttacacaaaaataaccgtttgtcacacctctattaCAAACGGTGGATAACTATTATTTTCCCTTCTCCGCGGGACAGAGAATTAAagcgtccttaaatgctgaaaaatatgaggttgtttacagtaatttctcaaaagtatttctgtcttaACTACGCCAGGggcttgaattgcaattattgggatataggaacttgattatttCTAAATCCAGCCTGTTCTGCCGGCTCACAGGAAATAAATTTGTTGGCCAAGCGTTTGGTTTATGGGATGGTAGTTTATAATTTTGGATTTTGGATTATTACACACTTCACTGTATCCGGTTTCTGTTCGAAGTAGGGGGTATGTCTCTCGATTATAGCGATTGCATTTGTATTAGGGACATCGCGATACGTTTACTCCACTTCCACTTACTGTGTCACTTCGCCAAGATATTTTTTCATTAAGGGATTGTGATTTCTGTTACTTTATATTGTGTCTCAACCTATGAAATATTGTTGGTAAGTTGAAGTCTCAACAAGTTACCGATACTTCTGCCGATCTTCTACAACTCAGTAGTGAACTTCATATAAATCTTTCTTAGTAACGTACTGTATAAGGCAAAACTGTTCCCGAAATCCATGTAGGGCCTACTTCATTTTCTACTAGCGGTATTTTGTATGGTTAAGCGTTACAAATGTATACCCACACACCCAGCTTCGTTTTTAAACTTCTGTACCTTTCATATCACCGTATCGGTTGTGTTGTAACAATGTATATCTGAGTTTCACTGCATCGGATATCTAAATTTCATTGTAGGGAGAATTTTTTGAAGTGAAGATTTGAGGATGataaatttagaaagaaataatatttggtatataattttaatttaattcactTGTATGTGCCACTAAAGGGGTATTCACGGAAAGTTCTTTGTTTCTTGCTTTGTAGACTACAAAACATGTTAGTAATGATGTTCCACGTTTAAAATATTGACAGTCGTGCCGTTTAGGTTAAGATTATCCATATTTCTGTAGAATTTCTTCATATATCAGTGTTACTTTGGAGATTCATCGCTATCATATTAATATCCGACATTGACTGTTATTCAGTTGATAGCCAGTATTCACTCCTGATGTTTTATTTGTGTGTGTACTTTCTTTCTTAAGATATTATCCGAGAATTTCCAGCTCACAAACGAACCTGCCTTAGGACAATATTCTGGCTCTGGAAACCGTAAAATGTAGTGATTTGTATGTAAAATCAGTAATATATTAACAGAATAAACAGTGATGGTCAGAAAAAGTAAGCCTAGTGCAGATTATTATTGAATTGTCCCTGACATTGAAAGTCATATCTTACCTCGTATTACATGTGTGAGAAATTGAAGTATTCATTGTCAGTAGTGAGGAACAACCCATCTGCCCTATTACCTTTAGAGTAAAATATCACAAGATGAGTGACATTTTCCAAAGTTGCCAGCTGAACGAACAATCAGACTGACTGAACTCGCTCCCAGAATTCAAAACAGGCTGGATCTGTTAACACCTGTGGAACAATAAACATCTAGACATTTAGACGAATGGTCTGACACAAAACTCACTTCATCGCACTCTCTGCTGGGTGCTGTCATTAGTGACGATATGCGCAAACCAGTAAAGAAAATGTCCTTCAGTAACtgataaaagcagctcgatttgttctgggtgatttccaacaaaagagtagcgttacaaaaatgttgcaaagtttgggttgggaggaattgagataaagaagaagagctgctcgactaagtggtatgtgattgaaataataacattccatgtacgtggtatgttccgagctgtcagcggagagatggtgtggaatgacattagtagacaaataagtttgagtggcatttataaacgtaggaaagatcacaatatgaagataaagttggaattcaagaggacaaattggggcaaattttcatttatagtaaggggagttagggattggaataacttaccaagggggatgttcaatacatttccaatttctttgaaatcatttaggaaaaggctaggaaaacaacagatagggaatctgccacctgggcgactgccttaaatgcagatcaggattgattgattgattgattgattgattgattgattgattgattgattgattgattgattgattgattgatgtatatatgtatgtatgtatgtatgtatgtatgtatgtatgtattgtttgtttgtttgtttgtttatttgggTGAGCAAGGAGCTAACAATGAGGGGATTGTTCTTTGTGCCCTGTGCAGTGTGCTCTTGCATTGCTAGCTGGTAGAGCATGCTGAAGTTCTACATAGGCCTTTGTTAAgaacagaaattttctcacttctatCATAGATTGTGATGTGTACTGTTATTGAAAGTtgttgaaggtaagatggatagaacAGTACACAAATAAGTGTATAGTAAATCAAATTGATGAGGAGAGAATTTGATCCCAGCAAAGGAAACGATtgataagcccgcctggtggccatgatcgttaaggcgctgaagtctaaaaacggtctaacaccgaggttagccggttcgagtcccgttggtcgaaaaaattttcaccatcagaatgttggccggcagggtaggggaggtggtggtatactaatcactagattgcgtgccaaaagcctggattaaattccaaacctctccgcagtgctcatatggagtgagggcatatgacgctgttgatggtgattcgtccgtcggatggggacgttaagccttgagcagaccccttggtgctattcgacaggagtaggctatgtgccggcaccgggtttcaccctctccctactatcatatatcacgtcattcatttcatcactcattaactcctctgatgaggttgacgtcaggaagggcatccggtcataaaaaaaccgccacgacaaaattcatctcacctcatacccgaccccgtagggaaacgggacaagggttggacaaacaaaggaAACGATTGATAGAATACATCTCAAGACACTGGGAACTTGTTCATTTGATTTGAAGTGAAGTGCAAATGATAAGATGTTAGGAAGAAGCAAAATATAATACACAGTTCAAGTATATGTAGGATGTTAGCACAGGAGTGTGtcatgcagagctgcatcaaatctGGACATGAATCTGGGTGCTCAAGGTGATTAGCAAGTGGCCTACTCAATGGAATTTCATGAAGTTTCCTGCTATTTGGTCCTGATCAATCCACATGGGACTTTTAGAATGAAAAGTCATGTCTCTGTGGTTTTAAATGGTTTCTATGTAGATATGTATGCCCTATGGCTATGAATATGATATTTACAGTTATGTAACACTAATACTTGGGCCCATCATCACAATATTGGCAGTGTTTGAAGCTGGAGGTCATATAATTGTGATCATGATATTGACCGTTGTATGGAactgtagctatgatcacgatatcaatggCCATGTAAAAACAAGTTTCTTGTAAGAGTGCCTGATGAGTCCTAATCTCACCACTAATACAGGCAGATATATAAAATAGGTAAAAATTCTTTGAACTATGATCTACACAACAATAATTATCATGATAATAACATATTTGTGCCTCTTGTTTCAATCAGTTTACTGGCACCTTTGAACTACTTcatttgcagtgtgaaatggaccaagAAGTAGAGATCAAAGAGGAACTAGTCTGGCTTGAAGGAAATGCAAAATCTTCACTTGTATGTTTCATTCCATATAAATTAATAGCGGTTAGAATTTAACCCTTGTTATTTGATTAAGTTTGACAGATATTTGTTAGTGTAGTACATCTGAAGGCAAAAACCCTGATGATGGCTGAGCTTCAGTGAAGGAAATGGAAAAGAAGGGAAGAGAATTTTATTACCTGTctttgctctgtctgttgctataCTCAGCACATCACATTGTAATCTTCAGAGTGGGTGCCTTGCAGTTCAGTGCCTCTTAATCTTGACAGGAAAATTGTCAGTTGGGATACCTCAGGGGGTAAAGCAATGTCATGCTAATTTAATGTTGGTGAGTGGTATCGAGGTTTGGTCAAGTGGTGTTTGAAAATGCTGAAATATCTCGGCACATATGGCTGGTCATGCTGGTACGTAAGTAAATTCATGCATGACGTCATTCTGGCACCTTTGTGTCTTTAAAAAACTTGAACATTTTTTCGAGGGATGTTTGATAAATAACTGTGGCTTGACAGTAATAATCTATTCAAACGCTGAAGTGCTGCTTCAAAGATGTTATAGTGCTAAAGGCTAGATTCCGCAAGAAATACACAGTGTTCTCAGAATAAATGTGTGCTGTAAGAGTTCCAAGGTCCAAGCACTATAGAAGAGAGTGACATCTAAACATATCCTACATAAGGGTGCACTCCTGCTCAACATCTTTAGCATTGCTAACTCTTATTATGTTACTGTGTCAAACTCTAAACTGAAGTATGAGCATTATCCTGTTCCTGTTTCTTATAATGTTAGAATCAAACTTGTAGGAATATCAATGTGTTGTAAAGGAAATTTTGTGCCAGTGTAGGAGCTGAAATATTTTTTCATGAACATACCAAGTTATTCTAAAGGGTTCATTGACTTTTTAAAACTTATAGCTTATTATGTCTTTCAGACAAAATAAACATAATAAGTAATGTACAGTTGTTCAATGTATCTTCTTTTCTTCACACGGCACACCTATAGGTCTAGTTAGGTTAGTACACGTTGTGGCATTTTGCTCTTGTTCACCATCAGAGCAGCAGTAATGCAATCCTGTGGGTCATTTATTGTTGCTGAAAATGGTGGGTATTTATTGACTTTGGAACatggatttcatttcattttcccatgTATTCTTTTTTGATTTGACTATTCTCAGACCTGCTCACTGTtggctgattattttacatttatgTCGATGAAATTCATGCAGTGTACTCTAACTCTAACATTGTTAGTATTCATGGCTCCTCCTGGTTACCATTAGTAACAAAGTTTATGTTAGGGTTACTTTGTTTATTTTACTCttaagtataataattatattccCAGTTTTTTGGTTTAGGGGTGGACAATCTTCCTTTTACCTAGAGACTGTGTGTTCAATGATGAGCCTTTTACCCAAATCTGAGAACTGGTTTGACATCCACTGAGGTTATAAGAGAACAATTCAGGGGTTACCTACCTGATGGGGAGAGGGGCTCATGTTTAAGAACCAAGCTACATTAGCCAGAGCCTGAACATGTATCACCTTGTAATTTGGTGGCTTCAAGCTGAGCACTGGTCGCTTGGTAGACTAACACCTGCCCACATTCCAGAAACATATCATTTTTATCACTTGATGAAAATTTCTGGTAGTGATATTTATGTCATTGTTGTAAAATATTAAGTTCATTTGGTGGCTGCATGTCATAGGTACCAGGTGAGTTGGATACATATGCTTGGATCACATAACtgacagcttgcatttgggagagagtggcAGCAGCGCTGAAGTGGTTTTTCTTTGGCTTTGTATTTCAGTACCTTGGTTAAGGTCGTTGTTGCTTCTTGGTAGCTCTTTCTATCATATCTgtattggtgtgatgtaaaacaaatagtcaAGGAACATTTCAGTATTCTTGGCAAAGTAATGTGTGATAGCATGATCTGGCTAGGAAAATAAGGTAaagggaaactaactcactcctcctTTCTTTAGTATGTCTCCCTGGTGACATAGTTGGTGAGTTACCATACAGCAGGTGAGATGGATGAAATATATTTCATGATGAGCTTTACTTTTTGGTGTAAAGTAAAGGTCAGTGGTCTGTATTTTTGAGAGTTGTAGGGTGATTAGGATGATTAAAATAATTATCACTATTTATGTACAATATTTGTGATGTCACAGTGATATGTTAATGTATAAGTATTCCACAATTAAAAAGTAAACCTGAGTATTGAGATAGGATGTTTTTCTTCTCCTGAACTGCATCCTTTTTTGTTAAGAATCATTTActtgtagaaatcttccttaaacatcaGTAAATTTTGAAATAAGTTCAGTACTGGCAGGTAATGAATTATCAAGGTCATTTGGTAGTGACTAGATTGAAAGATGTCCACAAAGGATAtgcaatattatatatatattcttttccaCAGGAAAGTTTTCAGTTTCTATCGGAAATGATGGCTCTGAAACAAGAAATCAAATTGGAGATAACAGAGCCGGTTCCAGCACCTGAAAAGGCATTTGAGGTATTGTACATGATTTGATAAGCCATTTTCTGATTATGAAAATAGGAGAAAATTGGTGAATAGATATCACTGGGCAACCATTCATTTCAGTGCATAGGAATATAAATTTTTACAAGTTTGTCAGTTTTCTTACCTATTTTTAATATTTGCTCTAAATTGTTCCTAGATCTTGCATTAGCTATCAGTTGGGaattggtatcattgctactaatacttttgaatgtgtaaatattttGAACACAGAATCTCTATAATTGTGggtatttgaagccatttcttttcagtttcaagaGACTAGAGAACCTAAGAGTTATAAACAAATTTCTATAAGTTATTTTTCTTCTGTTATTATTACTGACACTACTTAGAATAACATGAGAAAGCTGTTGAACGGATTTCAGTAAGAGCGTCCTTATTTTAAAGCATTAAGTTTGAAGATCCTGTGATAAGTAGTAGTTTTAATAGGACTGCTGAGTTTCCTATATGACATTCTAATTTTCTTCAAATAAATGCAAAGTCTTGTACTGAGTACTCTATTGGACATTGGTGTGACAAATAACATTGTTCTAAGACCCTCTGATATGTACCATACAACATCTGATATAGTTCCATGATTCTTCTCAATGTACATGGTGTGTCACAGCTGGTATCATTGCTACTGGCAGTATATTTCAGGAATTCTTCTCCTGAACTGCACCCTTTGATTTTTAAGATCTTCTACATATAGAAATTTACCTTAACATCAATTAATTTTGAAATGAACTCAATTACTGACAGGTAATGAATTATAgtgctcatttgttggtgataggATTGGCTGATATGTGCAGAGAGCATGCCTAATATATATACTCTGTTCCATAGAAAAATTTTGAACTCGCATCAGAAGTGATTCCTCTGAAACAAGAAACCAAATCGGAGTTAACGCAACCAAGTCTAATACTGGAAAACTcttttgaggtaatgtacataatttaatAAGTCATTATCTGTAAATGGAAGTAGTAAGGAAACATCAGAACATATTTCAGAGGGCTGTCATTCAATTTGGTGCATACAGTTTGAAGTTCTTAGGGAATATGTGTATTTTTATAAGATAGACAGTTTTCTTACCAAATTTTCATACTTGTTTGTAGTAGTTCCAATATCTCTCATTGTGTATCATGTGGCTGATAAGGAATGACTGCTACATATCATGTGGGAGCTCGTATCATTGCTGTTATTGTCAGCTATACGCAGGATGCATGTTTTATAATTCTGTTCTTACTGTTCTCGACACTGTGTAAAATAACACAAGAAAACTATCAAACTTGTTTGAATGAGTGACCTGCTATTATAAAGCAGGTCAAAAGATCCTCCAAAACATAATTTCTGTAGGATTGGTAGTTTGCTTACATAATATACTAATTTTCTTCAGTTAGTTCAAAGGTCTTCCACTGATATAGTTCCATGAATGTTCTCTATGTACATAGTGTGTGGCAGCTGGTATCATTGTTACTAGTAGTATGTTTTAGGAATTCTCCTGATGTGCACCTTTGGATTTTAAGGATCTTATACATGAAGAAATTTAtcttaggcgtctccgaaaaccgtaaaagaatagttagtgggacgtaaaacaaataacattattattattatttaaatttacctTACACATTAGTAAATTTTGAGATGAACTCAAATAATGGTAGGTAATGAATTGTACTTGTCATGTGTTGGTTATTAACCTTTTATGTGTTGAGTCATCatttgactgtttggtacctcagtgctgagttttttcattcgttcgtaaaaaaatttgtagaagcctcCATTTTTAAATTATcggtggggtgattagcttaaaatatttataaatgttggttgtttataaatctaaatgcaaatagaAAATTCTACACTtacgttcaatattattttgagagaaaacaaaattacacttatgtgcacATGCGTGCAAAGTAGAggccaaaataatattattttctaaaaTCTGTAGGCAGCTAATAGATGTAACTTCCTAGAAGTacagtatataagttgatattttaaaatactttccaaacctggaatgcgGTGATAGCAAAATGTTTTCTACAGGTTTTTTGTGATGCCGATGTGTTCAACTATCTACACCAattccactggcacaaaagtttctaaaaaatcaatgatttttgggttgtcatcaaacactacttggccctcagagcctctCAAAGTTACTTgcaactctggtgaagaaaagtgaTCTGTCCGCCACAAAAAtatgataaaatagcttttgtactcgccGTGTCTTTCTTCTttagtttagaaggaggctctgtttctctctcacatacaatactTTTGGCACTCTCTCTGTCACTCCCACTTTTAAAattgcttaacaattcattaaaatgatcatctccatcatcactttctgctgtggttaataactgaaagattctatgatccgaaataacatcactGCAAGAGAAACTAGATTGTTGTTCCACCATgtttttgtttacatcacagatgaactccacagacgtctacaaaaagctctgaaagttacttcctgaagctataatctctgatcaattagttctacttAATTACAACAGGTGGCAGAACATGTCAAAGATCAAATTGGCACTCGAAAGTGAactgggaaactcaaaaaaattaaatttctcatgcaccgtctatagacgggcgtagcagtggCGGACTGGccacgtcagcccgtctataggtggGCGTAGCACTCATTAGGTTAAAGTGGCTGACATGTGAAGAGAGCTTGCCTAATATATACTTTATTCCACAGGAAAATGTTGAAATCCCATCAGAAACAATACCTCTGAAACAAGAGACCAAATCAGAATTACCAGAGCCAAGGATAATACAGGAAAATGcttttgaggtaatgtacataattagatAAGCCATTGTCTAATAGTGAAACTGTAAGGGAACGGCTGAACTGATTTCAGAGTGTGATCATTTATTTTGGTGCATACGATTTGAAGGTgttagggaaaaatatgtatttttataaGATAGACAATTTTCTTAACTAATTTTCATATCTACTTCTAGTAGTTCAAGGTATTCACTAGATATCATGTGGTAGATGGTATAGCTCCATAAACCACCATAaactggtatcattgctactagtAATTTTGACTGTGTAAATTTGTTTGTATACAGATTTTATGAGTTATAGTTCTTTTATTACTGTTATTGACATAGTGTAGTATACCATGAAAATACTATTGAACTGTTTTCAATGAAGGACCTTTTGCTTCAAGGCATTAATTCGGAAGATCCTCTGAAAGTAGTAGATTTTTTATGACTGCTAGATTTGCTATATAACATTCTGATTTTGTTTAATTTGTGCCAAGGTGTTGTGCTGGGTACTGTAATGCACAGCTAGGTGTTGTGTGACAAGTAGCATTGTTCCAAGGGCCAATGCTCCAAACAATACACTATCTGATATAATTCCATGACTTTTCACAGTATGCATAATTAGTGTAGCAACTGGTATCATTGCTATAAGTGGCATATTGCAGGAATTGCTATTTCAATCAGTGGCATGTTAGATTGTTGTCAGGACACTAATGTGAGTTTTGTTTGAAGCTTTTATATTAAAAATTGACAGAGTTATGTTCAGTATATAATATTTCATGTAGTCATTTACTACTACTTCTGTCACGGGATGTTTCCATCCGTTTCCTCGATCTTGTAGAGACTGTTTGGGATGGACAAGACCAAATGCAATGCAGTGTGGTTGAATTATCAATGAAGGCAGTAAACATGATGATGGTAGTAATCCTGTTGAAATGTAATGTATGTTTACTTAGCAGTAATAACATTTTACTGCACTTTAAATCTAATGTTTTGTATTGAATGTATCATTTGCAATAAATCATAGTAAGGAGGTCAATGAGAGAGCTTCAAAACATTGCTTAACACCTGTTGTCATTGCATATTTCTCCACAGCATGACAAAAGGATTGATTTTGAACAAGGTTTACCTCCTTTGTATTAAGTAAATGTTATATGAATATCATGCATATTTTAGTATGTTGCAATATTTAAATAGTATATACTATTTTTCCATTTGCTATGAATGATACAGAAGTGTTAACACATTGGAGATGTCGCCTGTAGTTTTTACAGGCGCATGACTTCATTGCTACTGATGGTGCTCGGAGAATCTACGAGCATATGTTTTCACTGTGACTAGAAAGAGAGGCCACTGTTCCAGTGAGCTCTACTTCACCAGGACACTGTCTGATGCTTCTAGTAAGCATACAGTTTACTAGTTATGAGCTGAAGTCAAGAGCTCTTTTTTCAGAACATTGATAACACAGCTGCATTCCTATATAGCTTGTGGCTGCGTCATCGCTCACTCTCAGCTGTGAAACAAGCGGGGAAAGTACATGCTTACAGATAGGAAGGGAGTGTGTTTCGGGAACTTGGCTTGTTTATGTCATTCTTGTGCCTATTATGCCTAATTCAAGTGCACAAAATTTAGACGAATCCAtattggatgttcttatggaagactcaGGTTCTGAAATGGAGGACGATGGTGACGATTTTATAGAAAGTGACCATGATGATTCTGATGCTTCAGGCAAGTAAACTTATTATTTAGCTAATTTCAAATAAGTACAAAGTGGGTTCTGTATTATAGTTTTATTCCGGGTCCCTTATCATGTGGGTTCTTTCCAGTGTATagatgacaacctgcagcaacCTGATGCAAGCCTGTCGTTAAGTCACGAACTGCGGGATAAAGATCAAAACAAAGGGAGGAAGCGTGCAGTTCGGAGATCCGCTACTGATGACGGGTGGTCATCTACCGATAATCTTTCAAGAAAAATGTGGAGTCAGAATTCCAGTGGATAATAACAGTGGTGCATGGGAATGTTTTAGTAATTACCTGATCGTGGATATTTTTAGGGACATAAAATCAGAAACAAATCGTTATGCAAGTGATGCAATAAAAAAGGAAAGTAATCCTAGTGAGCAGATAAAGCAAAGATCTCTCTTTGGCTCCTGGACTATAGTTACATTGAGGGAGATTTATCACTTCTTTGCAATAATCATTCATATGTGTTTGGTTGTGAAGCCAAAGTTGACAGAATATTGGGCAAAATGGCTGATTCCTCAAGCTCTTTTCCCGAGGTCACTCCTATCTAGGGACAGATTTCGAGCTATTTCGTCATTTTTACACTTGAATGACAGTCGAACCGATGTTACAAAAGGTGAACACAACCATGTTACCCTGCACAAGATTAGACTGATTAATGACCATTTGATTacaaaatgtcaagaaaatttctATCTCACTGGAAATTCGACAGTTGATGAGGGCGTATGTCCCTTCCGAGGCCGGGTTGGTTTCCATGTTTAACATAAAGAATAAGCCAAACAAATATGGAATCAAGTTTTACATTGTCAGTGGTGCAGAATCTGGTTACATTTGCAACTGCGAAATTTGTACAGGGTCGGCTGGGGGAACAATTAACACATTTCAGGAACTAATAAATCGGTTATGTGGTCCTTATTTCAACAAGAGTCACACTATTTATATGGATAGATTCTTTACTAGTGTCCCACTGTTTCATCATTTGTGGAGCAGAAAATCAATGGCAGTTGGCACTGTTAAAAAAAATAGGAAAAACCTACCGACAGTTTTCAAGACAACTAAATTGAGAAAGGGTGAAGTGTTATTCAGACGTAAACAACATTTACTTGCACTTAAGTGGAAAGACACAAGGGGTGTTTATTGCCTTTCATCAAGACATGGGGAAAAATGACAAGTGTTCAGGTAAAATGTAAGGGAGGAAATCTAAACAAAGAAAAGCCTGATCTAGTATTAGATTACAATAAAAGTAAAACTGGAGTGCATCATGGGGATCAGTTCCTAAGTTATTATTATAAGCTACTGAAATGGTGGAAAACAGTATTTTTCAATACCTTTTGTGTGGCTATTTTAAATTCCTTCATAATTTACAAGAAAACCTGGTCAAATCAAAAGAAAGCACTTTTAGAGGGCTTTATGATTGAATTAGCAAATAAGTTCCTGGAGATGGTTGGCACTGACAATCCAGTACCCAGCTGCATGACTGACTGGGAGGCATTTTGCTGAAAGAATTCCGCCCACCACAGGAAAGCAGTATGCATGTAGGTACTGTGAAATATGTTCAGACAAAGGGCAAAAGAATAATGGAAAGAGAATTAGGAGGGAAACACGATGGTTCTGCAGCGTTTGTGATATTGGTATTGGTGATATTGAGATTGTTTCAAGGCCTATCACACTACAGCTAATTACTGCTTGTGAACAATGATACCCATGCCAATTGACCTCGTAAGCTAGACTATGCATATATCAGTAGTATGTTTTAGCTGATTTGTTCTCAATAtttgcaaaaatttaaaattttaactgacTGATATCCATAGGAACATCAGGAAAAACATTTTTTTGCTTGTAAAACATACCATGttcataaatatataaaaaataaaccgGTGTACTATTATAATGATTAAAACATATTTTTGTGAAGAGGAAAGTCAGGTCTTTCTAATTATACCAACAGTTTTTACAACAATGTTATAAATCCTGCGATTTCTGGgggatagcacattcaaatatggccgccTTCAATgtgttaaaaatgtaatattttgaaatattgatATGCTGCATGAGTCAGTAAAATACTTGTGTAGAAATCCTATTCACGGTGCCaaaatctcattttttgtataaattGTTTTAT
The Anabrus simplex isolate iqAnaSimp1 chromosome 3, ASM4041472v1, whole genome shotgun sequence genome window above contains:
- the LOC137498877 gene encoding uncharacterized protein produces the protein MMALKQEIKLEITEPVPAPEKAFEKNFELASEVIPLKQETKSELTQPSLILENSFEENVEIPSETIPLKQETKSELPEPRIIQENAFEDNYKITSEEMQLKEEPKSELSDTGATQPSANIKDEICIDEHAVGQLVTCFKEEDNLKYVKLKQTALAILAAWTCHLCAFVNPG